A segment of the Streptomyces sp. NBC_01235 genome:
CCCGGAAGTACTGGAGACGCCGCAGGCCCCGGGCGCCGAAGCGCATGGCTTCTCAGTGTTTCGGTAGCGCCTGCTCAGCCCAGATCACCTTGCCCTGGGGGGTGTACCGGGTTCCCCAGCGCTCGGTCAACTGCGACACCAGGAACAGGCCCCGGCCACCTTCGTCGGTCGTCGCGGCATACCGCAAGTGGGGCGAGGTACTGCTGCCGTCAGCCACCTCGCAGATCAGCGTGCGGTCGTGGATCAGCCTCATGTGGATCGGCTCGCAACCGTAGCGGACAGCGTTGGTGACGAGTTCGCTCAGCACCAGTTCCATGCTGAAGCCCAGTTCCGACAGCCCCCACTCGTCGAGCTTGCCGGTCGCCGCGGCGCGTACCCCGGCGACGGCAGCCGGATCGGGCGGCACGTCCCACTCGGCGATCCGATCCGACGGCAGCGCATGGGTACGGGCGATGAGCAGAGCCACGTCATCCGTGGGGCGTTCGGGCAACAGCGATCCCAGCACGGCCTGGCAGCTCTCCTCCGGCGCGCGCTCAGGTTGACCCGCCAGGGCTTTGCGCAGGAGTTCCATTCCTTCGTCGAGGTCGCGGGTCCGGTCCTCGATGAGACCGTCGGTGTAGAGGACGAGCTGGGAGCCTTCGGCGATGTCCAGCTCAGCGGCCTGGAAGGGCATGCCGCCGAGACCCAGAGGTGGACCCGGCGGCAGGTCGAGGAAGGTGACGTTTCCGTCAGGATCGACCAGCGCAGGAGCCAGGTGCCCCGCGCGTGCCATGGTGCAGCGGCGCGTCGTGGGGTCGTAGATCGCGTACAGGCAGGTGGCGCCCACGACGGCAGCGGGGCTGTCCGTGCACGCCTCGTCCTGGTCGATGCGCCCGACCAGGTCGTCCAGATGACTCAGCAGTTCACCGGGGGGCAGATCGAGCGTGGAGAAGTTGTGCACCGCGGTCCGCAGCCGCCCCATGGTCGCAGCGGCGTGCAGGCCGTGGCCGACCACGTCACCGACGACCAGCGCCACGCGGCTGCCTGGCAGGGGAATCACATCGAACCAGTCCCCGCTCACGCCCGACTGGGCCGGGAGGTAGCGGTAGGCGACATCGAGGGCGCTTTGCTCGGGCAGGCCTCGCGGCAGCAGGCTGCGCTGGAGGGTGACCGCCAGGGCGTGCTCGCGCGTGTACCGGCGGGCGTTGTCGATGCTGACCGCGGCACGAGCCACCAGTTCCTCCGCCAGTGAGAGCTCCTCCTGGTCGAAGGGGTCGTGCTCCTCGGAGCGCCAGAAGTTGACCGTGCCCAGCACGACACCGCGGGCCTGGATCGGAGCCGCTATGAGCGAATGGATGCCGTAGTCCACTATCTGTTCGGTGCGTTCCGGGTCCTGCAGATGCCAGCCCGTTGCGGTGGACAGGTCGGCCACCAGTTCCGAGCGGCCGGTGCCGTAGCCGCGCGCTTGGGGCGTGGAGGGCAGAAAGTCGATCAGCCGGCCCTTCTCGTAGAGCGGCTGGTCGTCGCGGATACCGCATACGGCGACACGTCTCATCCCCTTTGCCGTGGTCGACGGTTCCTCGCCGTGCAAGACGGCGTCGGCCAGGTCCACGGTGACGAAGTCGGCGAAACGGGGGACGGCGATCCGGGCGAGTTCGTCGGCCGTTTCGATGACGTCCAGGGTGGTGCCGATGCCCAGTCCGGCGTCGTAGAGCAGCTTCAGCCGCTCACCTGTGATCTCGGCCCTGCCCGACACAGCCCGCAGCTCCGTGGAATCGCGCAGCGTCACAACGGTGCCCCTGGGGCCTCCGCCGCAATCCGTGAGCCTCTGGTTGACCACCAGCAGCCGCGGTCCGGCCAAGTGCACCTCGTCATTGGCCTCGCGGCCGGAGCTGAGCAACGACATGATTTCAGGTTCGAGGGTCGGCATCCGGGACACATGCTGCCCCTCTGCCTCCGGGGGCAGCTCCAGGAGTCGTCTGGCCTCGTCGTTCGCCAGCAGCAGTCGCCCCTCGTCATTGACAATGAGCACGCCTTCGCGCACGGAGTGCAGCACTGCGTCGTGGTGCTCGTACATGCTGGTCATCTCGTTCGGGGCCAGGCTGTGAGTCTGCCGTCGCAGCCGCCTGCTCACCAGCACCGTGGCGGCGGTAGCCGCTCCGAGTGCGCCCGCCCCGGCGGTCAGGATGATCGGTATCTGCCGCTCCACCAGACTGGTCACGTTCTTGACTTTCAGCCCGGCGGAGACGAGGGCCACCACTTGGCCCCGGGTGTTCCGGATGGGCACGGTCGCCTGGACTTCCTGGCCGAGGGGGCCGTGCACGCTTTCGGTATAGACCTTTCCCGCCAGCGACGGCTCGATCTTTCCTACGAACCGCTTCCCGATCCGGTCCGGCAGGGGATGGGTGTAGCGGATCCCTTTCGTGTCCATCACCACGACGAAGTCGACGCCCGCGGACTTGCGTCCGGCCTCGGTCAGCGGCTGCAGGACTTTCGAGGGAT
Coding sequences within it:
- a CDS encoding SpoIIE family protein phosphatase is translated as MFLMQVTLVVLLVAFAVFALVLQSQRHTNAEAKRRSIAVAQTFAHSPGVLSALQAPDPSKVLQPLTEAGRKSAGVDFVVVMDTKGIRYTHPLPDRIGKRFVGKIEPSLAGKVYTESVHGPLGQEVQATVPIRNTRGQVVALVSAGLKVKNVTSLVERQIPIILTAGAGALGAATAATVLVSRRLRRQTHSLAPNEMTSMYEHHDAVLHSVREGVLIVNDEGRLLLANDEARRLLELPPEAEGQHVSRMPTLEPEIMSLLSSGREANDEVHLAGPRLLVVNQRLTDCGGGPRGTVVTLRDSTELRAVSGRAEITGERLKLLYDAGLGIGTTLDVIETADELARIAVPRFADFVTVDLADAVLHGEEPSTTAKGMRRVAVCGIRDDQPLYEKGRLIDFLPSTPQARGYGTGRSELVADLSTATGWHLQDPERTEQIVDYGIHSLIAAPIQARGVVLGTVNFWRSEEHDPFDQEELSLAEELVARAAVSIDNARRYTREHALAVTLQRSLLPRGLPEQSALDVAYRYLPAQSGVSGDWFDVIPLPGSRVALVVGDVVGHGLHAAATMGRLRTAVHNFSTLDLPPGELLSHLDDLVGRIDQDEACTDSPAAVVGATCLYAIYDPTTRRCTMARAGHLAPALVDPDGNVTFLDLPPGPPLGLGGMPFQAAELDIAEGSQLVLYTDGLIEDRTRDLDEGMELLRKALAGQPERAPEESCQAVLGSLLPERPTDDVALLIARTHALPSDRIAEWDVPPDPAAVAGVRAAATGKLDEWGLSELGFSMELVLSELVTNAVRYGCEPIHMRLIHDRTLICEVADGSSTSPHLRYAATTDEGGRGLFLVSQLTERWGTRYTPQGKVIWAEQALPKH